From Prochlorococcus sp. MIT 1223, the proteins below share one genomic window:
- the psbA gene encoding photosystem II q(b) protein, translated as MTTIRQQRSSLLKGWPQFCEWVTSTDNRIYIGWFGVLMIPCLAAAAICFTVAFIAAPPVDIDGIREPVAGSFLYGNNIISGAVVPSSNAIGLHFYPIWEAANVDEWLYNGGPYQLVIFHFLIGICGWMGRQWELSYRLGMRPWICVAYSAPVSAAFAVFLVYPFGQGSFSDGMPLGISGTFNFMFVFQAEHNILMHPFHMAGVAGMFGGALFSAMHGSLVTSSLIRETTETESLNYGYKFGQEEETYNIVAAHGYFGRLIFQYASFNNSRSLHFFLASWPVICVWLTSMGICTMAFNLNGFNFNQSVVDANGVVVPTWGDVLNRANLGMEVMHERNAHNFPLDLASAETTSVALVAPSIG; from the coding sequence ATGACCACCATTAGGCAGCAGCGTTCTTCGCTGCTCAAAGGCTGGCCACAGTTTTGCGAGTGGGTCACTTCAACTGACAACCGTATTTATATCGGTTGGTTCGGTGTATTGATGATTCCTTGCTTAGCTGCCGCAGCTATTTGTTTTACTGTTGCTTTTATTGCAGCGCCACCAGTTGATATTGACGGTATCCGTGAGCCAGTTGCAGGATCTTTCCTCTATGGCAACAACATCATTTCTGGAGCTGTAGTTCCTTCAAGTAACGCTATTGGTCTTCACTTCTACCCAATCTGGGAAGCAGCAAACGTTGATGAGTGGCTATATAACGGCGGTCCTTACCAGCTAGTTATTTTCCACTTCCTCATTGGTATCTGCGGCTGGATGGGTCGTCAGTGGGAGCTTTCATACCGTTTAGGTATGCGTCCTTGGATCTGTGTTGCTTACTCTGCACCAGTTTCAGCTGCTTTTGCTGTTTTCCTTGTATATCCATTTGGTCAGGGTTCATTCTCTGATGGAATGCCATTAGGAATTTCTGGAACATTCAACTTCATGTTTGTTTTCCAGGCTGAGCACAACATTCTTATGCACCCATTCCATATGGCTGGTGTTGCTGGAATGTTTGGAGGAGCTCTTTTCTCTGCAATGCACGGTTCTTTGGTGACTTCTTCACTAATCCGTGAAACAACTGAGACTGAGTCTTTAAATTATGGTTATAAGTTTGGACAAGAGGAAGAGACTTACAACATTGTTGCCGCTCATGGTTACTTTGGTCGTTTGATTTTCCAATATGCCAGCTTCAACAATAGCCGTAGCCTTCACTTCTTCTTGGCTTCATGGCCTGTTATTTGCGTTTGGTTGACTTCAATGGGCATTTGCACCATGGCTTTCAACTTGAATGGATTTAACTTCAACCAGTCAGTTGTAGATGCAAATGGCGTGGTTGTTCCTACTTGGGGTGATGTACTTAACCGTGCAAACCTAGGTATGGAAGTAATGCATGAGCGTAATGCTCATAACTTCCCACTAGACCTTGCTTCTGCTGAAACAACTTCAGTTGCACTTGTAGCTCCTTCCATTGGTTGA
- a CDS encoding aspartoacylase, which translates to MSGVQVLLVAGTHGNEINAPWLFDQWDQNDDLIQTSGVNVLRVIGNPASREKCTRYLDRDLNRSFSSELIESDYAGDRESQRAKELLNLYGTLGENPCQIALDFHSTTSSMGSCLVIYGRRPEDLALASLIQFRLGLPIYLHEGDKCQNGFLVERWPCGLVIEIGPVAQALLHTRIVLQIKLILEVFLEEISKIRSDENSFPEEIIIHRHLRNLDFPRDLQGSPNYFIHNQIQDKDWQPIQFGDPLFQSLDNQIVRASKENSYTPVFINEAAYLEKNIAMGLTSKETWRLEEQWKFALRDLIIN; encoded by the coding sequence ATGTCAGGAGTTCAAGTGCTTTTGGTTGCAGGAACTCATGGGAATGAGATTAATGCGCCATGGCTATTTGATCAGTGGGATCAAAATGATGATTTAATACAAACGAGCGGAGTAAATGTCTTAAGAGTAATAGGAAATCCAGCTTCTAGAGAGAAATGTACACGTTATTTAGATAGAGATTTAAATCGAAGTTTTTCCAGTGAATTAATCGAATCAGATTATGCAGGTGATCGAGAGAGTCAAAGAGCGAAGGAATTACTTAACTTATATGGGACTCTTGGAGAAAATCCATGTCAAATAGCGCTTGACTTTCATAGCACTACTTCTTCAATGGGATCTTGCTTGGTTATTTATGGACGTCGTCCAGAAGATCTTGCACTAGCTTCTTTGATCCAGTTCCGATTGGGATTACCAATATATTTACATGAAGGAGATAAATGTCAAAATGGATTTCTTGTTGAGAGATGGCCTTGTGGATTGGTAATAGAAATTGGCCCAGTAGCCCAAGCTCTATTACATACAAGAATTGTTTTACAAATAAAATTAATTTTGGAAGTTTTCCTTGAAGAGATTTCCAAAATTAGAAGTGATGAAAATAGTTTCCCAGAAGAAATTATTATTCACAGGCATTTGAGAAATCTTGATTTTCCTAGAGATTTACAAGGATCTCCAAATTATTTTATTCATAATCAGATTCAAGATAAAGATTGGCAACCTATTCAATTTGGAGATCCTTTGTTTCAGAGTCTAGATAATCAAATAGTTCGGGCTTCTAAGGAAAATTCTTATACGCCAGTATTTATTAACGAGGCAGCTTATTTAGAAAAAAATATAGCTATGGGATTAACCAGTAAAGAAACTTGGAGATTAGAAGAACAGTGGAAATTTGCCTTGCGAGATTTAATTATTAATTAA
- a CDS encoding glutathione S-transferase family protein, with amino-acid sequence MPIPPLIVATAKKGWHWQWNQLMNGLAPSDIDGNYLRPISQKLNAIAPSAKDLLHRPNESSLKLIIGRSCPWAHRTWLVYKIRKIDNKLDIFLARPNLEKGLWDLEPSLLGCKSLIDLYRLCQTPPSHRATVPALIDPGIEANQKPRLLGNESAQLVEVLNSWPTQEESQNLAPVHLQNEIHEWSKIFQLFVNDGVYRCGFARNQKAYEKASNNLFNVLEKLEKHLSQYGPWICGETLTLADIRLFPTLIRWEIVYEPLFICSGKALWIFPNICKWRKRFFEMSNIAETCDSRGWRQDYFGALFPLRPSNIIPKGLDIKEIVKGPQN; translated from the coding sequence ATGCCAATACCCCCACTTATTGTTGCTACTGCAAAAAAAGGTTGGCACTGGCAATGGAATCAATTGATGAATGGATTAGCACCTAGTGATATAGATGGAAATTATTTAAGACCAATCAGTCAAAAATTAAATGCCATTGCTCCTTCTGCGAAAGATCTTCTTCATAGGCCAAATGAAAGTTCTCTAAAACTTATAATTGGAAGAAGCTGTCCTTGGGCTCATAGAACATGGTTAGTTTATAAAATTAGGAAAATAGATAATAAGCTTGATATTTTTTTAGCCAGGCCAAATCTTGAAAAAGGGTTATGGGATCTTGAACCATCATTATTAGGCTGCAAATCTCTTATAGATCTTTATAGACTCTGTCAAACGCCTCCTTCCCATAGAGCAACTGTTCCTGCTCTAATCGATCCAGGAATAGAAGCAAATCAAAAGCCAAGATTACTTGGTAATGAAAGCGCACAATTAGTAGAAGTTCTTAATAGCTGGCCAACTCAAGAAGAATCACAAAATCTTGCTCCAGTTCATCTTCAAAATGAAATACATGAATGGTCAAAGATATTTCAGTTATTTGTAAATGATGGTGTATACCGCTGTGGGTTTGCACGTAATCAAAAAGCTTATGAAAAAGCATCTAATAATCTTTTTAATGTCCTCGAAAAACTAGAAAAACATTTATCTCAATATGGTCCTTGGATATGCGGAGAGACTCTTACTCTTGCTGACATAAGATTATTTCCAACTTTGATAAGATGGGAAATAGTTTATGAGCCTCTATTTATATGCAGTGGAAAGGCTTTATGGATTTTCCCTAATATTTGCAAATGGAGAAAACGATTTTTCGAAATGTCTAATATTGCCGAAACTTGTGATTCCAGAGGTTGGAGACAAGACTATTTCGGCGCATTATTCCCTCTAAGGCCGAGTAATATAATTCCTAAAGGATTAGATATAAAAGAAATTGTGAAAGGACCACAAAATTAA
- a CDS encoding DUF2301 domain-containing membrane protein, with product MKDQLKDEFLGFYGPYTINAQDKNEVKLYRVSLLICGLGYFLGISQWILLGPSYAWLWLIPMTLGLGSCLKWIHIYIKILHQLLQLSWIIGCIGILALLFNYGGNNLLSELSLNPLLTIAIGPFFISLTGLGFKEFFCFRKPEAIGLTFLLPITLISHIAHILSGRIIMGMLLTSSILLLLLAIRKLGSDPSVDIGDKSVFEYLKKQKASNSKINK from the coding sequence ATGAAAGACCAGTTAAAAGATGAATTCCTTGGATTTTATGGTCCTTATACCATTAATGCTCAAGATAAAAATGAAGTCAAGCTCTATAGAGTCTCATTGTTAATTTGCGGTTTAGGGTATTTTTTAGGAATATCTCAATGGATTTTACTTGGTCCTTCTTATGCATGGTTATGGTTAATCCCTATGACATTAGGACTAGGATCATGTCTTAAGTGGATTCATATATATATAAAGATTCTGCATCAATTACTTCAACTCTCATGGATTATTGGTTGCATTGGAATACTTGCCTTGTTATTCAATTATGGAGGAAATAATCTTCTTTCAGAGTTATCTTTAAATCCACTACTAACAATTGCAATTGGTCCATTTTTTATATCATTAACTGGTTTAGGCTTTAAAGAATTTTTTTGTTTTAGAAAGCCAGAGGCAATTGGTTTAACTTTTCTATTACCTATCACTTTAATTTCTCATATAGCTCACATTCTGAGTGGGAGAATCATAATGGGTATGCTTCTAACATCTTCAATACTTTTACTGTTATTAGCAATACGTAAACTTGGCTCGGACCCTTCTGTTGACATTGGAGACAAAAGTGTTTTTGAATACTTAAAGAAACAAAAAGCCTCTAATTCCAAAATAAATAAATAA
- a CDS encoding CP12 domain-containing protein: protein MKSIEEHILKDQSEIQSAKEAGDTPKVRHLTEELHSLEEYKEHHKEEIEAGDHHDPNALELFCDANPDEPECLVYDD, encoded by the coding sequence ATGAAATCTATCGAGGAACACATTCTTAAGGATCAATCTGAGATCCAATCCGCTAAAGAAGCAGGGGATACCCCAAAAGTAAGACATCTAACTGAAGAGCTTCACTCTCTTGAAGAGTATAAGGAGCACCATAAAGAAGAGATCGAGGCTGGTGATCATCATGATCCAAATGCCCTAGAACTGTTTTGTGATGCAAATCCAGATGAGCCGGAATGCTTGGTATATGACGACTGA
- the obgE gene encoding GTPase ObgE produces MQFIDQARITVKAGRGGDGIVAFRREKYVPAGGPSGGDGGNGGKIIFQADSNLQTLLDFKYKQLFLAEDGKRGGPNKRSGAAGKDVVLRVPPGTEVRDFTSGIIFGDLTKDGENLVVAYGGSGGAGNARYLSNRNRAPEKCTEGKDGEEWLLQLELKLLAEVGIIGVPNSGKSTLISSISAARPKVADYPFTTLIPNLGVVRRPSGDGTLFADIPGLISGAATGAGLGHDFLRHIQRTKLLIHLVDAASLDPLEDIRVIEKELADYGHELMKRPRILVLSKKELIDPISQKELLDKVFLATQHQAIYISALLKDGLDDLLNLVWHELDK; encoded by the coding sequence ATGCAGTTCATAGATCAGGCGAGAATAACAGTTAAAGCAGGTCGAGGCGGAGATGGAATTGTCGCCTTCCGTAGAGAGAAATATGTCCCAGCTGGAGGCCCGTCTGGAGGTGATGGTGGTAATGGGGGGAAAATTATCTTTCAGGCTGATTCTAATCTTCAGACCTTATTGGATTTTAAATATAAGCAACTTTTTTTGGCTGAAGATGGAAAACGAGGAGGCCCTAATAAGCGTTCTGGAGCTGCCGGGAAAGATGTAGTTCTTCGTGTCCCTCCAGGAACAGAAGTAAGAGATTTCACCTCAGGAATAATTTTTGGAGACTTAACTAAAGATGGGGAGAATTTAGTAGTTGCTTATGGAGGAAGTGGAGGTGCTGGGAATGCACGATATTTAAGTAACCGTAACCGTGCTCCGGAAAAATGCACTGAAGGCAAGGATGGAGAAGAATGGTTATTACAACTTGAATTAAAATTACTCGCGGAAGTGGGAATTATTGGAGTACCTAATTCAGGAAAAAGTACATTAATCTCCTCAATTTCTGCGGCCCGACCTAAGGTTGCAGACTATCCCTTTACTACATTGATTCCTAATCTTGGCGTAGTAAGAAGACCAAGTGGTGATGGAACATTATTTGCAGATATTCCTGGCTTGATTTCAGGAGCTGCTACTGGTGCTGGATTGGGACACGATTTTTTGAGACATATACAAAGAACGAAGTTGTTGATTCATTTAGTTGATGCAGCTTCTCTCGACCCGCTTGAAGATATTCGTGTCATTGAAAAAGAGCTGGCAGATTATGGTCACGAATTAATGAAGCGTCCAAGAATATTGGTATTGAGTAAAAAGGAATTAATAGATCCAATTTCCCAAAAAGAATTGCTGGATAAAGTTTTCTTAGCAACTCAACATCAAGCTATTTACATTTCTGCTCTATTGAAAGATGGACTAGATGATTTATTGAATCTTGTTTGGCATGAACTAGATAAATAA
- a CDS encoding endonuclease MutS2, producing MNEQLKNISHNSIGEAFHESLELLEWPRLCAHLATFASTPQGEIQCKNLLIPQHVSITRRYLDETLEIGALDELIEGGISFYGIYDLNNILRICEKGGVVSGEDLLKVASTLRATRQLRRQIDDPEVRPSLSLLLENLSTLPELEKLLQFGLEEGGRVADRASQKLTMTRRQLEDLRKERKEKLLDLLRKNNSIIQDTIISERFGRPVLALKLGATDQIAGIIHDTSSSGNTIFVEPQSVISLGNRISQVESVAFQEEQRLLALWSKEVGKNFLKLDYLSGVILKLDLALSRARYGSWLGGVPPSIKDDQDNSFSIQNFRHPLLLWQQVYEGGDKVVPISFEIDSTLRVVAITGPNTGGKTAALKSFGLAILMTRFGLLLPCIGTPSIPWCNQVLADIGDEQSLQQNLSTFSGHLVRISKILDDIATLPGPAIVLLDEIGAGTDPTEGTSIAIALLKVLADRARLTIATTHFGELKALKYNDPRFENASVAFDSETTQPTYNLQWGIPGRSNALAIASRLGLDQLVIDNAQKLIGSKGINDVNEVIKGLEKERERQQVAAEDAARLLARTELLHEELLGNWKKQQKKSDDFQERGRHKLEMSIREGQKEVRQLIHRLRDAGANGEIARTTGKRLRELQSKNHPKHMKKNVQIWFPKKGDRVRLIALGKAGEIIHISDDGLQLTVICGVFRSTVDLSDVESIDGLKPTIPKPEVHLKIKSSARKGAVLRNKQNTLDVRGLRVHEAEAVIDEKIRNVDGPIWIIHGIGTGKLKRGLRVWLETLSYVERVEDASQSEGGAGCSVIWLR from the coding sequence TTGAATGAGCAATTAAAAAATATTTCGCATAACTCGATCGGAGAGGCGTTTCATGAAAGCTTGGAGTTATTGGAATGGCCAAGGCTATGTGCTCATTTGGCTACTTTTGCAAGTACTCCTCAAGGTGAAATTCAATGTAAAAATTTATTGATACCTCAGCATGTCTCTATAACTCGTCGTTATTTAGATGAGACTTTAGAAATAGGTGCTTTAGATGAATTAATTGAGGGTGGCATTAGCTTTTATGGAATTTATGACTTAAATAACATTCTTAGGATATGTGAAAAGGGAGGTGTTGTCTCAGGTGAAGACTTACTTAAAGTTGCTTCAACTTTAAGAGCTACTCGACAGTTGAGACGACAAATAGATGATCCAGAAGTAAGACCATCACTTTCATTATTACTAGAAAATTTGTCAACATTACCTGAATTAGAAAAACTTCTTCAATTTGGATTAGAAGAAGGTGGAAGAGTCGCTGATAGAGCTAGTCAGAAATTGACGATGACCCGTCGTCAATTAGAAGACCTTCGTAAAGAACGAAAAGAAAAATTGCTGGATCTTTTAAGAAAGAATAATTCTATTATTCAAGACACTATTATTTCTGAAAGATTTGGCCGCCCCGTATTGGCTTTGAAACTAGGAGCCACTGATCAAATTGCTGGCATCATTCATGACACATCTTCTTCAGGTAATACTATTTTTGTTGAACCTCAAAGTGTTATCTCATTAGGTAATCGAATCTCGCAAGTTGAGTCAGTTGCTTTTCAAGAAGAACAACGTTTATTAGCTTTATGGAGTAAAGAAGTTGGTAAGAATTTTTTAAAATTGGATTATTTGTCTGGTGTGATATTGAAGTTGGATCTTGCTTTATCAAGAGCTCGTTATGGAAGTTGGTTAGGAGGGGTTCCCCCCTCTATCAAGGATGATCAAGATAATTCTTTTTCTATTCAAAATTTTCGTCACCCTCTATTGCTTTGGCAGCAGGTATATGAAGGAGGAGATAAAGTTGTTCCCATAAGTTTCGAAATAGATTCAACCTTACGAGTTGTTGCTATTACCGGTCCCAATACTGGTGGGAAGACAGCAGCCTTAAAAAGCTTTGGATTAGCAATACTCATGACAAGGTTTGGATTGTTATTGCCATGCATCGGAACTCCTTCTATTCCATGGTGCAATCAAGTTTTAGCTGATATCGGAGACGAACAATCTCTTCAGCAAAATCTTTCAACTTTTAGTGGACATTTAGTAAGAATATCAAAAATTCTAGATGACATAGCTACCCTACCTGGACCGGCAATTGTTTTACTCGACGAGATTGGAGCTGGTACTGATCCAACTGAGGGAACGTCTATAGCTATAGCTCTATTAAAGGTTTTAGCAGACAGAGCACGACTCACAATTGCCACTACTCATTTTGGAGAGCTTAAGGCACTAAAATATAATGATCCTCGCTTTGAAAATGCATCTGTTGCATTTGATAGTGAAACGACTCAACCAACCTATAACTTGCAGTGGGGTATACCGGGTAGAAGCAATGCGTTGGCTATTGCCTCACGACTAGGCTTAGACCAATTGGTAATTGATAATGCGCAAAAACTTATTGGTAGTAAAGGTATAAATGACGTAAATGAAGTAATCAAAGGACTTGAAAAAGAGCGAGAACGTCAACAAGTTGCAGCCGAGGATGCAGCTAGATTATTAGCTCGCACAGAATTGTTACATGAGGAGTTGCTAGGTAATTGGAAAAAACAGCAGAAAAAATCTGATGACTTTCAAGAGCGTGGCCGACATAAATTAGAGATGTCTATTCGTGAGGGACAGAAGGAAGTACGGCAACTAATTCATCGATTGAGAGATGCTGGTGCTAATGGTGAGATTGCAAGGACAACTGGTAAGCGATTACGCGAGTTGCAAAGCAAAAACCATCCGAAGCATATGAAAAAAAATGTTCAGATATGGTTTCCTAAAAAAGGTGATCGAGTTAGATTAATCGCCTTGGGTAAGGCAGGTGAAATTATTCATATATCTGATGATGGATTGCAATTAACAGTTATTTGTGGTGTCTTTCGGAGTACCGTAGATCTTTCTGATGTTGAAAGTATTGATGGATTAAAACCGACAATTCCTAAACCAGAGGTTCACTTAAAAATAAAATCTTCAGCTAGGAAGGGGGCAGTATTACGAAATAAGCAGAATACTTTGGATGTTCGAGGTTTACGTGTTCATGAAGCTGAGGCTGTTATTGATGAGAAAATACGTAATGTGGATGGCCCTATTTGGATCATTCATGGAATAGGTACCGGTAAATTGAAAAGAGGATTAAGAGTTTGGTTGGAAACACTTTCTTACGTAGAGAGAGTGGAAGATGCCTCTCAATCTGAAGGAGGAGCAGGATGTAGTGTTATTTGGTTGCGTTGA
- a CDS encoding VOC family protein has translation MVPTSLKKRSTFVKRLGHIAIRVKDVDRAKSFYIKLGMRLIWDDQDWCYLEAGPTNDGLALLGPGYKAAGPHFAFHFTDRKEVELLHSELSESGVSVGSLHDHRDGTASFYLKDPEGNWLEMLYEPPEGIPTNQKEV, from the coding sequence ATGGTTCCAACATCTTTAAAAAAAAGATCTACTTTTGTTAAAAGGCTTGGGCATATAGCCATACGGGTTAAGGACGTCGATCGTGCGAAATCTTTTTATATAAAATTAGGTATGCGATTAATTTGGGATGATCAAGATTGGTGCTATTTGGAAGCTGGACCTACTAATGATGGCCTTGCATTGTTAGGTCCTGGCTATAAAGCTGCTGGACCTCATTTTGCCTTTCATTTTACAGACCGAAAAGAGGTTGAGCTCTTGCATTCTGAATTAAGTGAATCCGGTGTCTCAGTAGGTTCTTTACATGATCACCGAGATGGAACAGCCTCATTTTATTTAAAAGATCCAGAGGGTAATTGGTTGGAAATGCTTTATGAGCCTCCTGAGGGGATACCAACTAATCAAAAAGAGGTTTAA
- the hemB gene encoding porphobilinogen synthase, with translation MDLTYRPRRLRRSHALRSMVRENSLSPADFIYPLFVHEANDVQQIGAMPGSYRWPLEALIKEVERAWSLGIRCVVLFPKVDESLKTEDGAECFNEKGLIPRAIELLKKELPEMTIMTDVALDPYSIDGHDGIVSPEGIVLNDETIEFLCRQAIVQAQAGADLIGPSDMMDGRVGAIREALDDEGFEQVGIISYTAKYASAYYGPFREALDSAPRSISEKPIPKDKSTYQMDSANAREAIIEAQLDEQEGADILMVKPGLAYLDIIHRLREESELPIAAYNVSGEYSMVKAAAEKGWIDEKSVVLETLLSFKRAGSDLILTYHACDAAEWLKQE, from the coding sequence ATGGATCTTACTTATCGTCCACGTCGTCTTCGTCGCTCTCATGCTTTAAGAAGCATGGTAAGAGAGAACAGTTTGAGTCCTGCTGATTTCATTTATCCGTTGTTTGTTCATGAAGCAAATGATGTTCAACAAATCGGGGCTATGCCTGGTTCGTATAGATGGCCTTTGGAAGCTTTAATAAAAGAAGTGGAAAGAGCATGGAGCCTAGGCATTAGATGCGTAGTCTTATTTCCAAAAGTTGATGAATCTTTAAAAACTGAAGATGGAGCAGAGTGCTTTAACGAAAAAGGACTTATTCCAAGGGCTATTGAACTATTAAAAAAAGAATTGCCTGAGATGACAATAATGACTGATGTTGCTTTGGACCCGTATTCCATCGATGGCCATGATGGGATTGTTAGTCCTGAAGGTATTGTCCTAAATGATGAGACTATTGAGTTTTTGTGTAGACAGGCTATTGTTCAAGCTCAAGCTGGAGCTGATTTAATTGGTCCCAGTGACATGATGGATGGACGTGTAGGTGCAATTCGCGAAGCTCTTGATGATGAAGGATTTGAACAGGTAGGAATAATTAGTTATACCGCTAAATATGCTTCTGCGTATTATGGACCTTTTCGCGAAGCTCTTGATTCCGCTCCTAGATCTATTAGCGAGAAGCCAATTCCCAAAGATAAAAGTACTTATCAAATGGATTCTGCTAATGCTAGAGAAGCAATCATAGAGGCCCAGCTTGATGAGCAAGAAGGTGCCGATATACTTATGGTCAAACCTGGCTTGGCTTATTTAGATATTATCCATCGGCTCAGAGAAGAGTCTGAATTACCTATTGCCGCATATAACGTTAGTGGTGAATATTCCATGGTTAAAGCAGCTGCAGAGAAGGGTTGGATAGATGAAAAATCGGTAGTATTAGAAACATTATTGAGTTTTAAAAGGGCCGGTTCGGATTTAATTTTGACCTATCACGCGTGTGATGCAGCGGAATGGTTAAAACAAGAATGA
- a CDS encoding DnaJ C-terminal domain-containing protein yields MASDGFKDYYKILGVERDAGEADIKRAYRALARTLHPDVNPSDSTAEVKFKEINEAYEVLSDPEKRAKYEQYGKYWNQVGGIGQDSNFTSGFNRDFGNYGNFDDFINELLGRFGGVSTNTYSSSNGFAGANTSKKPINLDAEVNLSISFLEAFHGTQRTLSVNNERFQIQIPKGVKTGLRLRVKGKGNIQPGIGRRGDLFLKVDIQPHFIWKLDGDNLRGELPVTFDEIALGTTVKIQIPDGETEINIPSGILPGQNLRLKGKGWPSKGSRGDLILTLKVKFPPNWSSNELELIHKLQKFRSFDPRKEWNESSQS; encoded by the coding sequence ATGGCTTCTGATGGATTTAAAGATTACTACAAAATCCTTGGAGTGGAGCGTGATGCTGGAGAAGCGGATATTAAGCGAGCATATAGAGCACTTGCACGTACTTTGCATCCAGATGTAAATCCAAGTGATTCCACTGCAGAAGTAAAGTTTAAGGAGATTAATGAGGCATATGAGGTCTTATCTGATCCAGAGAAAAGGGCTAAATATGAACAATATGGAAAATATTGGAATCAAGTAGGAGGAATTGGCCAGGATTCTAATTTTACTTCTGGTTTTAATAGAGACTTTGGAAATTACGGTAACTTCGATGATTTTATTAATGAGCTTTTAGGGCGTTTCGGAGGGGTAAGTACTAATACTTATTCAAGTTCTAATGGCTTTGCTGGGGCTAACACTTCTAAAAAGCCTATAAACTTAGACGCTGAGGTGAATTTATCAATTAGTTTTTTGGAGGCATTTCATGGTACTCAAAGAACGCTCTCAGTAAATAATGAGCGTTTTCAAATTCAAATTCCAAAGGGAGTAAAAACAGGGTTGCGTCTTAGAGTTAAGGGAAAAGGTAATATTCAGCCTGGCATAGGAAGAAGAGGAGACTTGTTTTTAAAAGTAGATATCCAGCCTCATTTTATATGGAAATTAGATGGAGATAATCTTCGTGGGGAATTACCAGTAACATTTGACGAAATTGCTTTAGGTACAACAGTTAAAATACAAATACCTGATGGAGAGACTGAAATAAATATTCCATCTGGAATTTTACCTGGTCAAAATTTGCGTTTAAAAGGCAAAGGATGGCCTTCTAAGGGAAGTCGAGGAGACTTAATTCTTACTCTTAAAGTAAAATTTCCTCCTAATTGGTCATCTAATGAGCTTGAACTTATTCACAAATTGCAAAAATTTAGAAGCTTTGATCCTAGAAAAGAGTGGAATGAATCCTCACAGTCTTAG